Proteins encoded in a region of the Canis lupus familiaris isolate Mischka breed German Shepherd chromosome 1, alternate assembly UU_Cfam_GSD_1.0, whole genome shotgun sequence genome:
- the LOC119871023 gene encoding zinc finger protein 883-like isoform X4: MLENYGHLLFVGLIVSKPDLVSFLEQRKEPWDLKTKKTVAIHPAVSSHDTPSFLSELCKEASFPNVSVGPYKHSVLEKLHLMIDWDNDHKGYIQIEATAHNKNLTAPLGEGYKTLCKTFLFKATSSIKQSVSVGNSSNQILKDTYLWKDNVENLESYHAEDNNLNNLENRIRLTFQSNMSKHQRFINEEATARWFQYERSFTKDSTLQNYQTVFSEDRLVQGSESEEKCNQGSNVDKHLRTHSPETHSECNPWGDVFHQRANLVYNSMHGKENPYKYNDCENDLNHSTGVGDHQTIHGRKNPCTYTKPGNLLCQSSRIRIHKTVCSREKPYKCQECSKAIIHQSVLTQHHTIHKGEKSYQCKQCGKAFICQSKLTQHHRIHTGEKPYICKECGKTFSHQPNLIRHHKLHTGEKPYQCKECGKAFNQRSNLTRHHRFHTRERPYQCKECGQAFIYKSNVTQHYKIHTGEKPYECKECGKAFIHQSGLTQHHRIHTKEKPYKCEECGKAFNHHLNLSKHHRIHTGEKPYKCKECGRTYSHRSSFIHHHKIHTGEKPYECKECGKVFLHQSSFSQHLRIHTGEKSYQCKQCGKAFYQQSNLTQHHKIHTGERPYKCNECGKFFNHHSSLIGHQRIHTGEKPYKCKECGKAFIHQSSFIRHHRIHT, encoded by the coding sequence CTGTATCTTCACATGACACCCCAAGCTTCCTGTCAGAGCTGTGCAAAGAAGCTTCATTTCCAAATGTGTCAGTGGGTCCATATAAACATAGTGTCCTTGAGAAGTTACACTTAATGATAGACTGGGACAATGATCATAAAGGATATATTCAAATTGAGGCTACTGCCCATAATAAGAATCTCACTGCCCCACTTGGTGAAGGATATAAAACATTGTgtaaaacctttctttttaaggccACTAGTTCTATAAAGCAGAGTGTTTCTGTAGGCAACAGCTCAAATCAAATACTCAAAGATACATATTTATGGAAAGATAATGTAGAAAATCTGGAAAGTTACCATGCTGAAGATAATAATTTGAACAATCTGGAAAATAGGATTAGACTGACCTTTCAGTCAAATATGTCTAAACATCAGAGATTTATAAATGAAGAAGCAACTGCTAGGTGGTTTCAGTATGAGAGGTCCTTCACCAAGGACTCAACCCTACAAAATTACCAGACCGTTTTCAGTGAAGACAGACTTGTTCAAGGCAGTGAATCTGAGGAAAAATGTAATCAAGGCTCAAATGTTGATAAACATCTGAGGACTCATTCTCCAGAGACCCATTCTGAATGTAATCCATGGGGGGACGTCTTTCATCAAAGAGCCAACCTTGTATATAACAGTATGCATGGGAAAGAGAATCCTTATAAATACAATGATTGTGAAAATGATCTTAACCACTCCACTGGTGTTGGTGATCACCAGACAATTCATGGGAGAAAAAACCCATGCACATACACTAAACCTGGGAACCTGTTGTGTCAGTCATCAAGAATACGCATACATAAGACAGTGTGTAGTagagagaaaccttacaaatgtcaGGAATGTAGCAAGGCCATTATCCATCAATCAGTCCTCACTCAGCATCACACAATTCATAAGGGAGAGAAATCTTATCAATGTAAACAATGTGGCAAAGCCTTTATCTGTCAATCAAAActtactcaacatcacagaattcatacaggagagaaaccttatatatgtaaagaatgtggcaagaCCTTCAGCCACCAACCAAACCTTATTCGACATCACAAATtacatactggagagaaaccttaccaatgtaaagaatgtggcaaggccttcAACCAGCGCTCAAACCTTACTCGACATCACAGATTTCATACTAGAGAGAGACCTTAccaatgtaaagaatgtggccaGGCCTTTATATATAAATCAAACGTTACTCAACATTACAAAATCCATACTggggagaaaccttatgaatgtaaagaatgtggcaaggcATTTATCCATCAGTCAGGCcttactcaacatcacagaattcatactAAAGAGAAACCTTATAAATGTGAGGAATGTGGCAAAGCTTTTAACCACCACTTAAACCTTAGTAAACATCACAGAatccatactggagagaaaccttataaatgtaaagaatgtggcaggACCTACAGCCACCGGTCAAGCTTTATTCACCATCACAAAATTCATACTGgcgagaaaccttatgaatgtaaagaatgtggcaaggTTTTTCTCCATCAGTCAAGCTTTAGTCAACATCtcagaattcatactggagagaaatcTTACCAATGTAAACAATGCGGCAAGGCTTTTTATCAGCAATCAAACCTTACTCAGCATCACaaaattcatactggagagagaCCTTATAAATGTAACGAATGTGGCAAATTCTTTAACCACCACTCAAGCCTTATTggacatcagagaattcatactggagagaaaccttataaatgtaaagaatgtgggaaggcctttatCCATCAATCAAGCTTCATTCGACATCACAGGATTCATACTTGA